One Natronomonas moolapensis 8.8.11 genomic region harbors:
- a CDS encoding alcohol dehydrogenase catalytic domain-containing protein: MRVAAFTELVGPDGVTIRERDDPQPDAGEAVIDVEACSINRHDLWILEGDSAMVDEDVLPFVSGLDPAGTVRSVGKDVSGIAPGDRVVLCPNQTCGACEYCREGPENHCIEFGLYHGGLAERARVDATRLVAIPKSLPVRAAAALPTAYVTAWRMLRRANVAPGDLVFVPGATGGVGVATVQLADVLNAETIATSRSAKKLERLSDLGVDHPIESDDPETLAASVREIGRPDTVINHLGGPFTKPALNAMARGGRMVICGRTAGTVSQLDVPDLFLGHKHVIGSTMGTQGDLRRLVDLAAKGAYEPALGGTYDLESTAEAFADMQRREAFGKLIIEP; encoded by the coding sequence ATGCGCGTCGCAGCGTTCACGGAGTTAGTCGGCCCCGACGGCGTAACGATACGCGAACGCGACGACCCTCAACCGGACGCGGGTGAGGCGGTCATCGACGTCGAGGCATGTTCGATTAACCGCCATGATCTCTGGATTCTGGAGGGTGACTCCGCGATGGTCGACGAGGATGTCTTGCCGTTCGTCAGCGGGCTGGACCCCGCCGGCACCGTCCGATCGGTCGGCAAGGACGTCTCCGGGATCGCCCCTGGTGATCGCGTCGTTCTCTGCCCGAACCAAACCTGCGGGGCCTGTGAGTACTGCCGGGAGGGACCGGAAAACCACTGTATCGAGTTCGGACTGTACCATGGTGGGCTGGCCGAGCGCGCCCGCGTCGACGCGACACGTCTCGTTGCGATTCCGAAGTCGCTCCCCGTCCGGGCCGCCGCGGCACTTCCGACGGCGTACGTGACCGCCTGGCGGATGCTTCGCCGCGCCAACGTCGCCCCCGGTGATCTGGTGTTCGTGCCTGGCGCGACCGGCGGCGTCGGCGTCGCGACAGTGCAGCTCGCCGACGTGTTGAACGCCGAGACGATCGCCACGTCACGATCGGCAAAAAAACTCGAACGACTCTCGGACCTCGGGGTCGACCATCCCATCGAGTCGGACGACCCCGAAACGCTGGCTGCGAGCGTCCGTGAGATCGGCCGCCCCGATACGGTCATCAACCACCTTGGCGGCCCCTTCACGAAGCCCGCACTCAACGCGATGGCCAGGGGCGGGCGGATGGTTATCTGTGGTCGAACGGCGGGAACGGTCTCGCAACTCGACGTTCCGGACCTTTTCTTGGGCCACAAACACGTCATCGGGAGCACGATGGGAACACAGGGCGACCTGCGCCGGTTGGTCGACCTCGCGGCGAAGGGGGCATACGAACCAGCCCTCGGGGGAACGTACGATCTCGAATCCACCGCGGAGGCGTTCGCCGATATGCAGCGGCGGGAGGCGTTCGGAAAGCTGATTATCGAGCCCTGA
- a CDS encoding phosphoribosyltransferase — protein MSDLLEEFNCTVTNWEYIYGLCRDVADEIKSAEFEPDVVVALARGGWFAGRCLCDFLGLDDLTSLKMEHYVGTGVKTDEPQVRYPMPDGSVGGKDVLVIDDIADTGGSISRAHEYVTERDAASVRTATLQLLGTSEFEPEFVGERLETWTWVVYPWNFLEDMIDLIEGVMRKADAETFAREDVRHYLSSYHDLERIEMEVAQPDRLGEVLSEMERRDVAARVDGGWRLA, from the coding sequence ATGAGCGACCTCCTGGAGGAGTTCAACTGTACCGTCACCAACTGGGAGTACATTTACGGGCTCTGTCGAGACGTGGCGGACGAGATCAAGTCAGCCGAGTTCGAACCGGACGTCGTCGTCGCGCTGGCCCGCGGCGGCTGGTTCGCCGGACGTTGTCTCTGTGATTTCCTCGGGTTGGACGACCTGACGAGCCTGAAGATGGAGCACTACGTCGGCACGGGGGTCAAGACCGACGAACCGCAGGTCCGCTACCCGATGCCCGATGGTAGCGTCGGGGGCAAGGACGTCCTCGTGATCGACGACATCGCCGACACCGGCGGGTCGATCAGCCGTGCCCACGAGTACGTCACGGAGCGCGACGCGGCCTCGGTCCGGACCGCCACGCTGCAGTTGCTCGGAACCAGCGAATTCGAACCGGAGTTCGTCGGCGAGCGCCTCGAGACGTGGACGTGGGTCGTCTACCCGTGGAACTTCCTCGAGGACATGATCGACCTGATCGAGGGCGTCATGCGGAAAGCCGACGCCGAGACGTTCGCCCGCGAGGACGTCCGACACTACCTCTCGTCGTACCACGACCTCGAACGCATCGAGATGGAGGTCGCCCAACCGGACCGCCTCGGCGAAGTCCTCTCAGAGATGGAGCGCCGCGACGTCGCGGCCCGAGTCGACGGCGGGTGGCGGCTCGCCTGA
- the mfnA gene encoding tyrosine decarboxylase MfnA — translation MQRAEPQEFSRVLSSMCTEPHPTAREAAEQFLASNPGDPGTYGTVSTLEREAVDRLGTVAELADPAGYIASGGTESNVQAIRLARNRADTRTPNFVAPESAHFSFRKAAGVLGVELRTAPLSDYRANLDAVAELIDSDTVCVVGVAGTTEYGRVDPIPALADMAADAGALCHVDAAWGGFVLPFTEHAWSFADADIHTMTIDPHKMGRAAVPAGGLLARGPELLDELAIDTPYLESTSQMTLTGTRSGAGVASAAAVMDELWRDGYGRQYRRARSNADWLAAELDDREFEVVEPALPIVTVDLPARLIDDLRDAGWRLSRTEAGEARIVCMPHVTRSMLAEFLGDVDRLAE, via the coding sequence ATGCAGCGGGCCGAACCGCAGGAATTCTCCCGAGTATTGTCGTCGATGTGTACCGAACCGCATCCGACGGCCCGCGAGGCGGCCGAGCAGTTTCTGGCGAGCAACCCCGGCGATCCCGGCACCTACGGGACGGTCTCGACGCTCGAACGCGAGGCCGTCGACCGGCTCGGGACCGTCGCCGAACTCGCGGACCCGGCCGGCTACATCGCCTCCGGCGGGACGGAGTCGAACGTCCAGGCGATCCGGCTGGCCCGCAACCGGGCCGACACCCGAACGCCGAACTTCGTCGCCCCCGAGTCCGCGCACTTCTCGTTCCGCAAGGCCGCCGGCGTATTGGGCGTCGAACTCCGGACGGCACCCCTCTCCGATTACCGGGCGAACCTCGACGCTGTCGCGGAGCTGATCGACTCCGACACCGTCTGCGTCGTCGGCGTCGCCGGAACGACCGAGTACGGCCGCGTCGACCCGATCCCAGCGCTCGCGGACATGGCAGCCGACGCCGGCGCGCTCTGTCACGTCGACGCCGCCTGGGGTGGGTTCGTCCTCCCCTTTACCGAGCACGCCTGGAGCTTCGCCGACGCCGACATCCACACGATGACGATCGACCCGCACAAGATGGGGCGGGCGGCGGTGCCGGCGGGCGGTCTCCTCGCTCGTGGCCCCGAGTTGCTCGACGAACTCGCGATCGACACGCCGTATCTCGAGTCGACGTCGCAGATGACGCTGACGGGGACCCGAAGCGGGGCCGGCGTCGCCAGCGCGGCGGCGGTGATGGACGAGCTGTGGCGGGACGGCTACGGGCGACAGTACCGTCGCGCCCGCTCGAACGCCGACTGGCTCGCCGCCGAACTTGACGATCGGGAGTTCGAGGTCGTCGAGCCCGCGTTGCCGATCGTGACTGTCGACCTCCCGGCGCGGTTGATCGACGACCTCCGGGACGCCGGATGGCGACTCTCCCGGACGGAGGCGGGCGAGGCCCGGATCGTCTGTATGCCCCACGTCACCCGGTCGATGCTGGCCGAGTTCCTCGGCGACGTCGATCGGCTAGCCGAGTGA
- a CDS encoding universal stress protein, with the protein MFDSILVPTDGSEAIARVIDTASELAETHDAALRFVYVVPTAAFERLPLETPWESVDAMLREEAEAALVAAEERAAVDRTDSDVREGPPGREIPAHAEETDSDLIVMGTHSRLDSDRELLGTVTGRVVRSAEVPVMAVRVGESEPLDPPEERCITADPSVTEALE; encoded by the coding sequence ATGTTCGACAGCATACTCGTTCCGACGGACGGCTCAGAGGCGATAGCCCGGGTGATCGACACGGCCTCGGAACTCGCCGAGACCCACGACGCGGCGCTTCGCTTCGTCTACGTCGTCCCGACGGCGGCTTTCGAGCGTCTGCCCCTCGAGACGCCGTGGGAGAGCGTCGACGCGATGCTCCGCGAGGAGGCGGAGGCGGCGCTTGTGGCGGCCGAGGAGCGGGCGGCGGTCGACCGAACGGACTCGGACGTCCGGGAGGGGCCGCCGGGACGCGAGATCCCGGCGCACGCCGAGGAGACCGACTCGGACCTCATCGTTATGGGGACACACAGCCGCCTCGACTCGGACCGGGAGCTGCTCGGCACCGTCACCGGACGCGTCGTTCGCTCGGCCGAGGTCCCCGTCATGGCCGTCCGAGTCGGCGAGTCCGAGCCGCTCGACCCCCCCGAGGAGCGGTGTATCACCGCCGACCCGTCGGTCACGGAAGCCCTCGAGTGA
- a CDS encoding PhzF family phenazine biosynthesis protein — protein sequence MDTRRALLVDAFTTDPLSGNPAGLVPDADGLADEAMAAIARELHASETVFLLDADNGEAARRLRCFTPTGEIDLCGHATVAAGSWLAGAGGLGDGTHTFETNAGSIDVDIEGGLVRMSPGGEVSSVTEVDLGYDRVASAIGADPATLSDVGADLPLATASMGPEYLVVPVNFLQALSGLEPDPRAIAGLTDELGVTGVYAFTFDALEADSTLHGRLFAPAVGVNEDPPTGTASGAVGAYLREVEAFDGELPEEMVFEQGHFLDRPGRVRVRARTDPVSIGGRAVTAFEGTISVPEMGADDIIEV from the coding sequence ATGGATACCCGACGCGCCTTGCTCGTCGACGCGTTCACGACCGACCCCCTCTCCGGCAACCCGGCGGGGCTCGTCCCCGACGCCGACGGCCTCGCCGACGAGGCGATGGCGGCGATCGCTCGCGAGTTGCACGCCTCCGAAACTGTCTTTCTGCTCGACGCTGATAACGGCGAGGCGGCCCGGCGGCTCCGTTGCTTCACGCCAACGGGGGAGATCGACCTCTGTGGGCACGCGACCGTGGCCGCCGGGTCGTGGCTCGCCGGCGCCGGCGGCCTCGGGGACGGAACGCACACCTTCGAAACGAACGCCGGATCGATCGACGTCGACATCGAGGGCGGGCTGGTCCGGATGTCGCCCGGCGGGGAGGTGTCGTCGGTCACCGAGGTCGATCTCGGCTACGATCGGGTCGCGTCGGCGATCGGGGCGGACCCGGCGACGCTCTCGGACGTCGGCGCGGACCTGCCGCTCGCGACCGCCTCCATGGGGCCCGAATACCTCGTCGTCCCGGTGAACTTCCTTCAGGCCCTCTCGGGGCTGGAGCCCGATCCCCGGGCTATCGCCGGGTTGACCGATGAACTCGGCGTGACGGGCGTCTACGCGTTCACCTTCGACGCGCTCGAGGCCGACTCGACGCTGCACGGCCGGCTGTTCGCTCCGGCCGTCGGCGTCAACGAGGATCCGCCCACCGGCACCGCCTCCGGCGCCGTCGGGGCGTACCTCCGCGAGGTCGAAGCGTTCGACGGCGAGTTGCCCGAAGAGATGGTCTTCGAGCAGGGCCACTTCCTCGATCGGCCGGGTCGGGTGCGGGTTCGCGCCCGGACGGACCCGGTCTCGATCGGTGGGCGGGCGGTGACGGCGTTCGAGGGGACGATCTCCGTGCCCGAGATGGGTGCGGACGATATCATAGAGGTGTAG
- the ppsA gene encoding pyruvate, water dikinase, which translates to MTADGTDSLEEPVLWLDEIRSDDIGLVGGKGASLGEMTDAGLPVPPGFVVTAGTYRAFIEGTGIDEELFDAVDVDSDDSEALAVAEERAKELILGTEMPEDVREDILAAYDDLDDGEAFVAVRSSATAEDLPSASFAGQQDTYLNITREGLIDRIKHCWASLFTQRAIYYRNEQGFDHDIVDIAVVVQRMVAADKSGVMFTSHPSSGEPKIIVEAAWGLGEAVVSGSVSPDNYVIDREADKVIEATVADKKVMMLKDEETGETVERAVPEDKRNARVLDDDELDRLAELGERAEAHYGEPQDVEWAIVEGDGRSSDGRTHSGDVFMLQSRPITTISEDAASESDEEADGDLLVQGLGASPGIASGPVRTVGKLDQLDKVGEGDIIVTEMTTPDMVPAMKRASGIITDEGGMTSHAAIVARELGAPAIVGAGTATEQLEDGQLVTIDGEKGSVTEGTVAPDEQTDAVETVRPENPVKPMTATEVKVNVSIPEAGERAAATGADGVGLLRMEHMILSTNKTPERYIEDHGEDAYVEEIVDGVRGVADEFYPRPVRVRTLDAPTDEFRQMEGGESEPHEHNPMLGYRGIRRSLDRPEFFKHELEAFRRLFEMGYDNVEVMFPLVNDAEDVVRARNLMAEAGVDPEKRSWGVMVETPSAALSIEEMAEAGIDFASFGTNDLTQYTLAVDRNNEHVADRFDELHPSVLRLIGDTIETCREYDVATSICGQAGSKPEMVRFLVNEGVSSISANIDAVRDVQHEVKRKEQKLLLDSIR; encoded by the coding sequence ATGACAGCAGACGGGACAGACAGTCTCGAGGAACCCGTGCTCTGGCTGGACGAGATTCGCTCCGACGACATCGGATTGGTCGGCGGCAAGGGCGCCTCCCTCGGCGAGATGACGGACGCGGGGCTGCCGGTCCCGCCGGGATTCGTCGTCACCGCCGGAACGTACCGCGCGTTCATCGAGGGGACGGGAATCGACGAGGAACTGTTCGACGCCGTCGACGTCGACTCCGACGACTCCGAGGCGCTCGCGGTCGCCGAGGAGCGGGCGAAGGAGCTCATCCTCGGGACCGAGATGCCCGAGGACGTCCGCGAGGACATCCTCGCGGCCTACGACGACCTCGACGACGGCGAGGCGTTCGTCGCGGTCCGCTCGTCGGCCACGGCAGAAGATTTGCCGAGCGCCTCATTTGCGGGTCAGCAGGACACCTACCTCAACATCACCCGCGAGGGGCTGATCGACCGCATCAAACACTGCTGGGCGTCGCTGTTCACCCAGCGTGCGATCTACTACCGGAACGAGCAGGGCTTCGACCACGACATCGTCGACATCGCCGTCGTCGTCCAGCGGATGGTCGCCGCGGACAAATCTGGCGTGATGTTCACCTCCCACCCCTCCAGCGGCGAACCGAAAATCATCGTCGAGGCCGCCTGGGGGCTCGGCGAGGCGGTCGTCTCCGGGTCGGTGTCGCCGGACAACTACGTCATCGACCGCGAGGCCGACAAGGTGATCGAAGCGACAGTCGCCGACAAAAAAGTGATGATGCTGAAAGACGAGGAGACGGGCGAGACCGTCGAACGCGCGGTGCCGGAGGACAAGCGAAACGCCCGAGTGCTCGACGACGACGAGCTCGACCGGCTCGCGGAACTGGGCGAGCGCGCGGAGGCTCACTACGGCGAGCCCCAGGACGTCGAGTGGGCCATCGTCGAAGGCGACGGGCGGAGTTCGGACGGCCGGACGCACTCCGGCGACGTGTTCATGTTGCAGTCGCGACCCATCACGACGATCTCGGAGGACGCCGCGTCCGAGTCGGACGAGGAGGCCGACGGCGACCTCCTCGTCCAGGGGCTTGGGGCGTCACCCGGTATCGCCTCCGGGCCCGTCCGGACCGTCGGCAAACTCGACCAGCTCGACAAGGTCGGCGAGGGTGACATCATCGTCACCGAGATGACGACCCCCGACATGGTGCCAGCGATGAAGCGCGCCAGCGGGATCATCACCGACGAGGGCGGGATGACGAGCCACGCCGCGATTGTCGCCCGCGAACTCGGCGCGCCGGCCATCGTCGGCGCCGGCACGGCGACCGAACAACTCGAGGACGGTCAACTCGTCACGATCGACGGCGAGAAGGGCAGTGTCACCGAGGGGACCGTGGCCCCCGACGAACAGACCGACGCCGTCGAAACGGTCCGCCCCGAAAACCCCGTCAAACCGATGACGGCGACGGAGGTCAAAGTGAACGTCTCGATCCCCGAGGCGGGCGAGCGCGCCGCGGCCACCGGGGCCGACGGCGTCGGCCTGCTCCGGATGGAGCATATGATCCTCTCGACGAACAAGACGCCGGAGCGCTACATCGAGGACCACGGCGAGGACGCCTACGTCGAGGAGATCGTCGACGGCGTCCGCGGTGTCGCCGACGAGTTCTATCCGCGCCCGGTCCGGGTCCGGACGCTCGATGCGCCGACGGACGAGTTCCGGCAGATGGAGGGCGGCGAGTCCGAACCCCACGAGCACAACCCGATGCTCGGTTACCGGGGGATCAGGCGGAGCCTCGATCGGCCGGAGTTCTTCAAACACGAACTCGAGGCGTTCCGGCGGCTCTTCGAGATGGGCTACGACAACGTCGAGGTCATGTTCCCCCTCGTCAACGACGCCGAGGACGTCGTTCGCGCGCGGAACCTGATGGCTGAGGCCGGCGTCGACCCCGAGAAGCGCTCTTGGGGCGTGATGGTCGAGACCCCCTCGGCGGCGCTGTCGATCGAGGAGATGGCCGAAGCCGGGATCGACTTCGCCTCCTTCGGCACGAACGACCTCACCCAGTACACGCTCGCGGTCGACCGGAACAACGAACACGTCGCCGACCGCTTCGACGAGCTCCACCCATCGGTGTTGCGGCTGATCGGCGATACGATCGAGACCTGCCGCGAGTACGACGTCGCGACGAGCATCTGTGGGCAGGCTGGCTCGAAGCCGGAGATGGTCCGGTTCCTCGTCAACGAGGGCGTCTCGTCGATCTCGGCGAACATCGACGCCGTCCGGGACGTCCAACACGAGGTCAAACGGAAAGAACAGAAGCTGCTGCTCGACTCGATCCGGTAA
- a CDS encoding amidohydrolase family protein produces the protein MELSGTILAGPEYEPTEGRVVLDDGEIAAVEESPTDSTDIVCPAFVNAHTHLGDSIAKEAGRGLSLDDLVAPPDGLKHRLLADASRGDLVASMRRSLRFMRSGGTGAFVEFREGGTEGVAALESALEPLDLEASVMGRGDAAVLDAADGYGASGARDGEFSTERAAARRRDKPFGIHAGERDAADVNPALDLDPDFLVHMVHAEPRHLERVEDRGVPIAVCPRSNLVTGVGVPPIAELLKRTTVALGTDNVMLNSPSMFREMAFVSKLCDVSAPEVLRMATAGGAELAGLNCGVIEPGRAARMVVLDGDSDNLCGSHDPVRAVVRRAGVNDVTDVVLR, from the coding sequence ATGGAGCTGTCCGGAACGATCCTGGCGGGCCCCGAGTACGAGCCGACCGAGGGCCGGGTCGTCCTCGATGACGGCGAGATCGCCGCGGTCGAGGAGTCGCCCACCGACTCGACGGACATCGTCTGTCCGGCGTTCGTCAACGCCCACACGCATCTGGGGGACTCGATCGCCAAGGAAGCCGGCCGCGGGCTCTCGCTCGACGACCTCGTCGCCCCGCCGGACGGGCTCAAACACCGGCTGCTCGCCGACGCCTCCCGCGGGGATCTCGTCGCGTCGATGCGGCGCTCGCTGCGGTTCATGCGCTCGGGCGGGACCGGCGCGTTCGTCGAGTTCCGCGAGGGCGGGACCGAGGGCGTCGCAGCGCTCGAATCGGCGCTCGAACCGCTCGACCTCGAGGCGTCCGTCATGGGCCGGGGGGACGCGGCCGTCCTCGACGCCGCCGACGGGTACGGCGCGAGCGGCGCGCGAGACGGCGAGTTCTCGACCGAACGGGCCGCGGCCAGACGGCGCGACAAGCCGTTCGGCATCCACGCGGGCGAGCGAGACGCCGCCGACGTCAATCCGGCGCTGGATCTCGATCCGGACTTTCTCGTCCACATGGTCCACGCGGAGCCGCGACACCTCGAGCGGGTCGAGGACCGCGGCGTGCCGATCGCCGTCTGCCCGCGTTCGAACCTCGTAACCGGGGTTGGCGTCCCACCGATCGCAGAGCTGTTAAAACGGACAACGGTCGCGCTCGGCACCGACAACGTGATGTTGAACAGCCCCTCGATGTTCCGCGAGATGGCGTTCGTCTCGAAACTCTGTGACGTCTCCGCGCCGGAGGTGCTCCGGATGGCGACCGCCGGCGGCGCGGAGCTCGCCGGTTTGAACTGCGGCGTCATCGAACCGGGACGGGCGGCCCGTATGGTGGTCCTCGACGGCGATTCGGACAACCTCTGTGGGAGCCACGATCCGGTGCGGGCGGTCGTCCGGCGGGCGGGCGTCAACGACGTCACGGACGTCGTCCTGCGTTGA